Proteins co-encoded in one Gadus morhua chromosome 6, gadMor3.0, whole genome shotgun sequence genomic window:
- the LOC115544980 gene encoding glial cell line-derived neurotrophic factor-like yields MKLWDSLTTCLFLLSSVHTSPRTQPRRPPPSTSDPPERPLETPPVKIRLSINPAANTRVFTDRDDLERMADTEQSAVEERLAECLDGAVDAVRVTVSRKPRSASQSASPSPSPSSSPSTPPPNARVNLSSRARHRRGRKTAVSERSSRGGRGGGGGGGAKGARRRNGKRGRGGQGCMLKQIHLNVTDLGLGYQSEEEMIFRYCSGPCRKSETNYDKILHNIAHDRRLGARDAPPNPCCRPIAFDDNLSFLDDNLVYHTIRKHSARKCGCV; encoded by the exons ATGAAGTTATGGGATAGCCTGACCACTTGTTTGTTTCTGCTGAGCTCCGTGCACACGAGCCCCCGGACACAACCGCGCCGACCACCGCCGTCCACCTCAGATCCCCCCGAGAGACCCCTCGAAACGCCGCCAGTTAAGATCCGATTATCAATAAATCCAGCTGCCAACACCCGAGTCTTCACGGACCGAGACGATCTAGAAAGGATGGCAGATACTGAACAAA GCGCGGTGGAGGAGCGCCTGGCAGAGTGTCTGGACGGTGCCGTGGACGCCGTCCGAGTGACTGTCAGCAGAAAGCCCCGCTCTGCCTCTCAGtctgcctctccttctccttccccttcgtcctccccctccacccccccgcccAACGCCAGGGTCAACCTGAGCTCCAGGGCTCGCCacagaagggggaggaagacggcagtgagtgagaggagcagtaggggaggaagaggaggaggaggaggaggaggagctaaaggggccaggaggaggaatgggaaaagaggaagagggggacaGGGCTGCATGCTGAAGCAGATCCATCTCAACGTGACAGACCTGGGTCTGGGCTACCAGTCCGAGGAGGAGATGATATTCAGGTACTGCTCTGGGCCGTGTCGGAAGTCCGAGACAAACTATGACAAGATCCTTCACAACATCGCTCACGACAGGAGGCTGGGCGCCAGAGACGCGCCCCCCAACCCCTGCTGCCGCCCAATAGCATTCGACGATAACCTATCCTTTCTGGACGACAACCTGGTGTACCACACCATACGGAAGCACTCTGCCAGGAAGTGCGGTTGCGTGTAG